The following are encoded together in the Bacillus sp. NP157 genome:
- a CDS encoding AAA family ATPase — protein MFDFRSLEVVHWDYWQRFSLPLDTNIVTVVGPNGSGKTTLLDALRTLLTIDCAGNRDYKSYLRHNGKPFAWLRARVGNIPGPNGERPFFPIMDREVTLACRIQKKGGEWTRQYAVIGGDVTIEEIEARNDFLGLREYRVRLEGAGLSQAIRRVLTLEQGATDKLCQLPPKALLDLVFDVFGDKAVLDDYQRARNEQAEADREQHGLEHQLSLIGVSLQEAEARARSFQEWNALKDERVSLVADVLPRTEFAELAASVRGARPALNGVKRKVVELEQRDAELTRQLAELDATGEHLRGDQNEADIARQSTQKSLDAARAALAQNDLVIRQENRLREMVAAQNGADHERLADIARDARARLHALQSEEAALRSDLGTLTSKLTAWRSGRRYTPEFEAGFRRALDDAGIRHSMLSEIVEITQARWQPAVEAVLAGYRHVVLLDDPRDREKAWKLGEAMRYKHFVVADRAPAEKPAKGSLHEVVEFSAAAPDWLLRNLDRIQRVEDIAEGSKLGRDQDWITPQGYFRERRGGRHLGVDDMYFGASARERQLRDGEARLREIESRLRAIADERKAMSAQASDAESILRGANASSQLADRAEEFNDAREQQPRLQEDVQRTADSHAAAEQYYESVREKRLKTSNGRDNAAREQRNVQNQQNETNRQYHVSRGEQVDRLKAFRAKRKHVPLAHRTRAAIAALRERFESPAAVRRELERVERRLEEGHWEQDPSVLALREKLGADHEGLKADLDKRRLHLERAGRITHEARGAYIQVLRNTVRRYSKNLKVLADLAGIGVEVDLPELHNDDLALASAALNVRFEFDKKGWIGMDDGEASGGQQVMKSLLLLVALMRDEDRPGGFVFIDEPFAHLDIFNIDKVGAFLKSTRAQYILTTPATHNVNVFQPSELTLVTSKRRPGAVWAQPLAVLRRRAEVA, from the coding sequence ATGTTTGATTTCCGCAGCCTCGAAGTCGTCCATTGGGATTACTGGCAGCGCTTCAGCCTGCCGCTGGATACCAACATCGTCACGGTGGTGGGCCCGAACGGCTCCGGCAAGACGACCCTGCTCGATGCCCTGCGCACGCTGCTGACCATCGACTGCGCCGGCAACCGTGACTACAAGAGTTACCTGCGCCACAACGGCAAGCCGTTCGCCTGGCTGCGCGCCCGCGTTGGCAACATCCCCGGCCCGAATGGCGAACGTCCGTTCTTCCCGATCATGGACCGCGAGGTCACCCTCGCCTGCCGGATCCAGAAGAAGGGTGGCGAGTGGACCCGCCAGTACGCCGTGATCGGCGGCGACGTCACCATCGAGGAGATCGAGGCGCGCAACGATTTCCTCGGCCTGCGCGAATATCGCGTGCGGCTGGAAGGCGCCGGCCTGTCGCAGGCGATCCGCCGCGTGCTCACGCTGGAACAGGGCGCCACGGACAAGCTGTGCCAGCTGCCGCCGAAGGCACTGCTCGACTTGGTCTTCGACGTGTTCGGCGACAAGGCCGTGCTCGACGATTACCAGCGTGCCCGCAACGAGCAGGCCGAGGCCGACCGCGAACAGCATGGCCTCGAACACCAGCTTTCGCTGATCGGCGTGAGCCTGCAGGAAGCCGAAGCGCGTGCGCGTTCGTTCCAGGAATGGAATGCGCTGAAGGACGAGCGCGTATCGCTGGTGGCTGATGTATTGCCGCGCACTGAGTTCGCGGAATTGGCTGCCAGCGTACGCGGCGCGCGTCCCGCCCTGAACGGTGTGAAGCGCAAGGTCGTCGAACTGGAACAGCGCGATGCCGAGCTCACGCGCCAGCTCGCCGAACTGGACGCCACCGGCGAACATCTGCGCGGGGACCAAAACGAAGCCGATATCGCCCGCCAGTCGACCCAAAAGAGTCTCGACGCCGCCCGCGCCGCATTGGCCCAGAACGACCTGGTCATCCGCCAAGAGAATCGCTTGCGCGAGATGGTGGCCGCACAGAATGGCGCCGACCACGAGCGCCTGGCCGATATCGCCCGCGATGCGCGCGCCCGCCTGCATGCGTTGCAAAGCGAAGAAGCCGCGTTGCGTTCCGATCTCGGCACGCTCACCAGCAAGCTCACAGCATGGCGCAGCGGCCGCCGTTACACCCCCGAGTTCGAAGCCGGGTTCCGTCGTGCGCTGGACGATGCCGGCATCCGGCACAGCATGCTGAGCGAGATCGTCGAGATCACCCAAGCCCGCTGGCAGCCCGCCGTGGAGGCCGTGCTCGCTGGCTACCGGCACGTAGTGCTGCTGGATGATCCGCGCGACCGCGAAAAGGCGTGGAAGCTGGGTGAGGCGATGCGCTACAAGCATTTCGTCGTCGCCGATCGCGCCCCTGCCGAGAAGCCTGCAAAGGGCTCGCTCCATGAAGTGGTCGAGTTCTCTGCCGCCGCACCCGATTGGCTGCTGCGCAACCTTGACCGCATCCAGCGCGTGGAAGATATCGCCGAAGGCTCGAAACTTGGCCGCGACCAGGACTGGATCACCCCGCAGGGTTACTTTCGCGAACGTCGCGGTGGCCGCCACCTGGGCGTGGACGACATGTACTTCGGCGCATCCGCCCGCGAGCGCCAGTTGCGCGACGGCGAGGCCAGGCTGCGCGAGATCGAAAGCCGCCTGCGCGCGATTGCCGACGAACGCAAGGCCATGTCCGCCCAGGCCAGCGATGCGGAGAGCATCCTGCGCGGTGCCAACGCCAGCAGCCAGCTCGCTGATCGCGCGGAAGAATTCAACGATGCACGCGAGCAGCAGCCGCGCCTGCAAGAGGATGTGCAGCGCACGGCCGATAGCCATGCCGCCGCCGAGCAATACTACGAAAGCGTTCGCGAGAAGCGTCTGAAAACCTCCAACGGTCGGGACAACGCCGCGCGCGAGCAACGCAACGTGCAGAACCAGCAGAACGAGACCAACCGCCAGTACCACGTCTCGCGCGGGGAACAGGTGGATCGCCTGAAGGCCTTCCGCGCCAAGCGCAAGCACGTGCCCCTTGCCCACCGCACGCGCGCGGCCATCGCCGCGCTGCGTGAGCGCTTCGAATCCCCGGCCGCGGTGCGTCGCGAACTGGAGCGCGTGGAGCGACGCTTGGAAGAAGGCCATTGGGAACAAGACCCGAGCGTGCTCGCCCTACGTGAGAAACTCGGTGCCGACCACGAAGGCCTGAAGGCCGATCTCGACAAGCGCCGCCTGCATCTCGAACGCGCGGGCCGGATCACCCACGAAGCCCGCGGCGCCTACATCCAGGTGCTGCGCAACACTGTGCGCCGCTACTCAAAGAACCTCAAGGTCCTGGCCGATCTCGCCGGCATTGGCGTGGAGGTCGACCTGCCCGAACTGCACAACGACGACCTGGCCCTAGCGTCGGCCGCGCTGAACGTGCGCTTCGAGTTCGACAAGAAGGGCTGGATCGGCATGGACGACGGCGAAGCCTCCGGCGGCCAGCAGGTCATGAAGTCGCTGTTGCTGCTCGTGGCCCTGATGCGCGACGAAGACCGCCCCGGCGGCTTCGTCTTCATCGACGAGCCCTTCGCCCACCTCGACATCTTCAACATCGACAAGGTCGGCGCGTTCCTCAAGAGCACCCGCGCGCAGTACATCCTGACCACGCCGGCGACGCACAACGTCAACGTGTTCCAGCCTTCCGAGCTGACGCTGGTAACCAGCAAGCGGCGGCCCGGCGCCGTGTGGGCGCAGCCGCTCGCCGTGCTGCGCCGGCGCGCCGAGGTGGCGTGA
- the folE gene encoding GTP cyclohydrolase I FolE, translated as MSDDAQSRPVTREQAEEAVRTLLLWAGEDPKREGLLDTPKRVVKAYSDWFKGYDEDPAEYLRRTFKEVEGYDEMIVLRDIEFESHCEHHMAPIIGRAHVGYVPTDRVVGISKLARVVDGFARRFQVQEKLTAQIAHCIEDTLRPRGVGVVIDASHECMTTRGVHKRGVSMVTSQMLGSFREDPRTRGEFLRFVGVDRR; from the coding sequence ATGAGCGACGATGCCCAGTCCCGTCCGGTCACCCGCGAACAGGCCGAAGAGGCCGTGCGCACCCTGCTCCTGTGGGCCGGTGAAGACCCGAAGCGCGAGGGCCTGCTCGACACGCCCAAGCGCGTGGTCAAGGCGTACTCCGACTGGTTCAAGGGCTACGACGAAGACCCGGCCGAGTACCTGCGCCGGACCTTCAAGGAAGTCGAGGGTTACGACGAGATGATCGTGCTGCGCGACATCGAGTTCGAGAGCCATTGCGAACACCACATGGCGCCGATCATCGGCCGCGCGCACGTGGGTTACGTGCCGACCGACCGCGTCGTCGGCATCAGCAAGCTGGCCCGCGTGGTCGACGGCTTCGCCCGCCGCTTCCAGGTACAGGAAAAGCTGACCGCGCAGATCGCGCATTGCATCGAAGACACCCTGCGCCCGCGCGGCGTCGGCGTGGTGATCGACGCAAGCCATGAGTGCATGACCACCCGCGGCGTGCACAAGCGCGGCGTGTCGATGGTGACCAGCCAGATGCTCGGCAGCTTCCGCGAGGACCCGCGCACGCGCGGCGAATTCCTCCGCTTCGTTGGCGTCGACCGTCGCTGA
- the rmuC gene encoding DNA recombination protein RmuC — protein sequence MADMRGTLETRLAAIQQDNAAKLEQMRATVDEKLQSTLETRLGQSFQLVSERLEAVQRGLGEMQALAAGVGDLKRVLTNVKTRGTFGEVQLGALLEQILVAEQYDSNVATVPGSSERVEFAIRLPGTDDGNPVWLPIDAKYPVEDYQRLLDFQDAADAEGILSAGKALEARVREEAKRIRTKYVAPPHTTDFAILFLPTEGLYAEVIRRPGLSDLLQREHRVTVAGPTTLTALLNSLQMGFRTLAIEKRSSEVWQVLGAVKTEFGKFGEVLDRTQKQLDTVTNTIKSAGVRTRAIEKKLKGVETLGGEESRRLLDTIPGLEDGGGDGEVDGQG from the coding sequence ATGGCCGACATGCGCGGCACGCTGGAAACGCGCCTCGCCGCGATCCAGCAGGACAACGCCGCCAAGCTCGAGCAGATGCGTGCCACAGTGGACGAGAAGCTGCAGTCGACGCTGGAAACCCGGCTCGGACAGTCGTTCCAGCTGGTCTCCGAGCGGCTGGAAGCCGTGCAGCGCGGTCTGGGCGAAATGCAGGCGCTTGCCGCCGGCGTGGGCGACCTCAAGCGCGTGCTGACCAACGTCAAGACGCGCGGCACCTTCGGTGAAGTCCAGCTGGGCGCCCTGCTCGAACAGATCCTCGTTGCCGAGCAATACGATTCCAACGTCGCCACCGTGCCCGGCTCGTCGGAGCGCGTGGAGTTCGCGATCCGCCTGCCCGGCACCGACGACGGCAATCCGGTGTGGCTCCCCATCGACGCCAAGTACCCGGTGGAGGATTACCAGCGCCTGCTCGACTTCCAGGACGCCGCCGATGCCGAGGGCATCCTCAGCGCCGGCAAGGCACTGGAAGCGCGCGTCCGCGAAGAGGCCAAGCGGATCCGCACCAAATACGTGGCGCCGCCGCACACCACCGATTTCGCGATCCTGTTCCTGCCCACCGAAGGCCTCTACGCCGAAGTGATCCGCCGGCCGGGCCTGTCCGACCTGCTCCAGCGCGAACACCGCGTCACCGTCGCCGGCCCGACCACCCTCACCGCCCTCTTGAACAGCCTGCAGATGGGCTTCCGCACGCTGGCCATCGAGAAGCGCTCGTCCGAGGTGTGGCAGGTGCTGGGCGCGGTGAAGACCGAGTTCGGCAAGTTCGGCGAAGTGCTCGACCGGACGCAAAAGCAGCTCGACACGGTGACCAACACCATCAAGAGCGCCGGCGTGCGCACCCGGGCGATCGAGAAGAAGCTGAAGGGCGTCGAGACCCTGGGCGGCGAAGAATCGCGCCGGCTGCTGGATACCATCCCGGGGCTGGAGGATGGCGGCGGCGACGGCGAGGTCGACGGGCAAGGTTGA
- the rpiA gene encoding ribose-5-phosphate isomerase RpiA, translating into MSQDNEKRLAAETAAFKYVGNGPKGRIIGVGTGSTVNFFIDELPQYRDYIKACVSSSEASSDRLRKLGFDVMDLNAAGRLDLYVDGADECDANKCLIKGGGAALTREKIVASASDKFVCIIDATKQVETLGTFPLPIEVIPMARSLVAREITAMGGTPVWRDGVTTDNGNWIIDVHHWRITDPVSLEAQLNQITGIVCVGLFARRRADVVIVGNREI; encoded by the coding sequence ATGAGCCAGGACAACGAGAAGCGCCTCGCCGCCGAAACCGCTGCGTTCAAGTACGTCGGCAATGGCCCGAAGGGCCGGATCATCGGCGTCGGCACCGGCTCGACGGTGAATTTCTTCATCGACGAACTGCCGCAGTACCGCGATTACATCAAGGCCTGCGTGTCGAGTTCCGAAGCGTCGAGCGACCGCCTGCGCAAGCTCGGCTTCGACGTGATGGACCTGAATGCCGCGGGCCGCCTCGATCTGTATGTCGACGGCGCCGACGAGTGCGATGCGAACAAGTGCCTGATCAAGGGCGGCGGCGCCGCGCTCACCCGCGAGAAGATCGTCGCGTCCGCGTCGGATAAGTTCGTCTGCATCATCGATGCGACCAAGCAGGTCGAAACGCTGGGCACCTTCCCGCTGCCCATCGAGGTCATCCCGATGGCGCGCAGCCTGGTCGCGCGCGAAATCACCGCCATGGGCGGCACGCCGGTGTGGCGCGACGGCGTCACCACCGACAACGGCAACTGGATCATCGACGTGCACCACTGGCGCATCACCGATCCGGTGTCGCTGGAGGCCCAGCTCAACCAGATCACCGGCATCGTCTGCGTCGGCCTGTTCGCCAGACGCCGCGCCGACGTCGTTATCGTCGGCAATCGCGAGATCTGA
- a CDS encoding EVE domain-containing protein, which yields MKYWLMKSEPDAFSIDDLQRKGVEPWDGVRNYQARNFMRDGMKVGDKIFFYHSNTDVPGIVGIASVASPAYPDESQFNAKSKYYDETAKREEPRWMLVDVKFERKLKRTISLDELKTHDELADMPLVRKGNRLSVMPVAKGDWDFILKLEKA from the coding sequence ATGAAGTACTGGCTCATGAAGTCCGAGCCGGATGCCTTCTCCATCGACGACCTGCAACGCAAGGGTGTCGAACCGTGGGACGGCGTGCGCAACTACCAGGCACGGAACTTCATGCGCGACGGCATGAAGGTCGGCGACAAGATCTTCTTCTATCACTCGAACACGGACGTACCCGGCATCGTCGGCATCGCCTCGGTGGCCTCGCCGGCCTATCCGGACGAAAGCCAGTTCAATGCGAAGTCGAAGTACTACGACGAAACAGCGAAACGTGAAGAACCGCGCTGGATGCTGGTCGACGTGAAGTTCGAGCGCAAGCTGAAGCGCACCATCTCGCTGGACGAGCTGAAAACGCACGACGAGCTGGCCGACATGCCACTGGTACGCAAGGGCAACCGCCTTTCCGTCATGCCCGTGGCGAAGGGCGACTGGGATTTCATCCTCAAGCTGGAAAAAGCATGA
- a CDS encoding 5-formyltetrahydrofolate cyclo-ligase translates to MSKLPERRELRADLVQRRRELKPAERVAAASGLRAALEQLPEFLTDKHVAGYWATGGELPLNVAIGPLADRGQTFYLPIVTKVGGKRRLTFAPWATGEDVESNELGIPEPKAAKNVIEADKLDLVLVPLLGFDRKGNRLGFGGGYYDRSFEFLRGQKRPAQPLLVGVGYSFQELPGIETAEWDIKLDYIATEKELIDCTDGAE, encoded by the coding sequence ATGTCAAAGCTCCCTGAAAGACGTGAATTGCGGGCCGATCTTGTCCAGCGCCGACGCGAGCTCAAGCCCGCCGAGCGGGTGGCGGCGGCTTCCGGCCTGCGCGCCGCGCTGGAACAACTCCCCGAATTCCTTACCGACAAGCACGTGGCCGGCTACTGGGCCACGGGCGGCGAATTGCCGCTGAACGTCGCCATCGGCCCGCTGGCCGACCGTGGCCAGACCTTTTACCTGCCCATCGTCACCAAAGTGGGCGGCAAGCGCCGGCTCACCTTCGCCCCGTGGGCGACGGGTGAAGACGTCGAATCCAACGAGCTCGGCATCCCCGAGCCGAAGGCCGCGAAGAACGTCATCGAGGCCGACAAGCTCGACCTCGTACTGGTGCCCCTGCTCGGCTTCGACCGCAAGGGCAACCGGCTTGGCTTCGGCGGCGGCTACTACGACCGCAGCTTCGAGTTCCTGCGTGGCCAGAAGCGCCCCGCACAGCCGTTGCTGGTGGGCGTCGGCTACTCCTTCCAGGAGCTGCCCGGCATCGAAACCGCCGAGTGGGACATCAAGCTCGATTACATCGCCACCGAAAAAGAGCTGATCGACTGCACGGACGGCGCTGAATGA
- a CDS encoding cell division protein ZapA: MTSEPVALRLLDREFHIACAPEEREGLVAAARFLDDKMRELKSSAKVPGFDRIAVLAAVSIAHDLLTLRAKHGTQEQSLTDGLAALRRKLDGLLDASVK; this comes from the coding sequence ATGACCAGCGAACCCGTCGCCCTGCGCCTGCTCGACCGTGAATTCCACATTGCCTGCGCGCCCGAAGAGCGCGAAGGCCTGGTGGCTGCCGCCCGGTTCCTCGACGACAAGATGCGTGAACTGAAGTCCAGCGCTAAAGTGCCGGGTTTCGATCGCATCGCCGTGCTGGCCGCCGTCAGCATCGCCCACGACCTGCTCACATTGCGTGCAAAACACGGCACGCAGGAACAGTCGCTGACCGACGGACTGGCCGCTTTGCGAAGAAAGCTTGATGGTCTGCTCGACGCATCGGTAAAATAG
- a CDS encoding TIGR02449 family protein has protein sequence MTNPDAFKTELEALSATLDRLVDTVRRLTEENRSLRHSQEQLANERSSLMARNEQARSRVEAMIQRLKALENTG, from the coding sequence ATGACGAACCCGGACGCCTTCAAGACTGAATTGGAAGCCCTGAGCGCTACGCTCGACCGGCTCGTCGATACCGTCCGTCGCCTGACGGAAGAAAACCGTAGCCTGCGTCACAGCCAGGAACAGCTGGCTAACGAGCGTTCCAGCCTGATGGCGCGCAACGAGCAGGCCCGCAGCCGCGTCGAAGCCATGATCCAGCGCCTGAAAGCGCTCGAGAACACGGGCTGA
- a CDS encoding UPF0149 family protein: MSANQTVDPEDIAELIGRCKLATSVSEFHGSLVGYISAGGGFPAGNVLDALQIEPDPAPDTEELAMLARLRHQTEEWMADTDLSFMPWVPDEESPLHERVEGLADWTRGFLGGFGLGGSPEAAKALSEDAREILRDMATIASTEVTLDEDVDGDEASLIELEEYVRVGALTLHAEMAARREPSSDTLH; the protein is encoded by the coding sequence ATGTCGGCTAACCAGACCGTCGACCCCGAAGATATCGCCGAGCTCATCGGCCGCTGCAAGCTGGCCACGTCGGTGAGCGAGTTCCACGGCTCGCTGGTCGGTTACATCAGCGCCGGCGGCGGATTCCCTGCCGGTAACGTGTTGGACGCGCTGCAAATCGAGCCCGATCCCGCGCCGGATACCGAGGAACTGGCGATGCTGGCCCGGCTGCGCCACCAGACCGAAGAGTGGATGGCCGACACCGACCTGAGCTTCATGCCCTGGGTGCCCGATGAGGAATCGCCGTTGCACGAGCGCGTGGAAGGCCTGGCCGACTGGACCCGTGGCTTCCTCGGCGGCTTCGGCCTGGGCGGCTCGCCCGAGGCGGCGAAGGCGTTGAGCGAAGATGCGCGTGAAATCCTCCGAGACATGGCCACGATCGCGTCCACCGAAGTGACCCTCGACGAAGACGTCGACGGCGACGAGGCCTCGCTGATCGAGCTGGAAGAGTACGTGCGCGTCGGCGCACTGACCCTCCACGCCGAAATGGCCGCCCGCCGGGAGCCATCGAGCGACACCCTGCATTGA
- a CDS encoding aminopeptidase P N-terminal domain-containing protein has translation MIAPAEYARRRRELMRMAGEDAVLILAAAPERMRNSDAPWPYRQDSDFHYLTGFGEPEAVLALLPGRAHGETVLFCRERDAERERWDGERMGTDRAARELRLDDAFPIDDIDDILPGMIEGRARVYCHFGQEPDFDSRLLAWMRRLRTARGGGVVPKDLVALGHLLHDLRLFKSKDELALMRRSAEVAGAAHIAAMAMARPGVAEYEIEGEILRTIRSRGAVPAFPPTIAGGANACIMHYQANRATLRAGDLLLVDAGAEVDCYASDITRTYPVDGSFSPAQRALYDIVHEAQLAAIDAVRPGRSFADSHDAAVRVIAEGLCALGILKGGAQRAIADGTYKTYFPSKTGHWLGLDVHDVGDYRIDGEPRVLEEGMVLTVEPGIYVPPNDKGVAEQWRGIGIRIEDDVVVTRGAPEVMTAMVPR, from the coding sequence TTGATCGCGCCCGCCGAATACGCCCGGCGCCGCCGGGAACTGATGCGCATGGCCGGCGAGGATGCCGTGCTTATCCTGGCCGCCGCGCCGGAGCGCATGCGCAATTCGGACGCGCCGTGGCCGTACCGGCAGGACTCGGACTTCCACTACCTGACCGGCTTCGGCGAACCCGAGGCCGTGCTGGCACTGCTGCCCGGCCGCGCCCACGGCGAAACCGTGTTGTTCTGCCGCGAGCGCGACGCCGAACGCGAGCGCTGGGACGGCGAGCGCATGGGCACCGACCGTGCCGCCCGCGAGCTCAGGCTGGACGACGCGTTTCCGATCGATGACATCGACGACATCCTGCCCGGCATGATCGAAGGGCGGGCCCGGGTGTACTGCCACTTCGGCCAGGAACCCGACTTCGACTCCCGCCTGCTGGCCTGGATGCGCCGGCTGCGCACGGCGCGCGGTGGCGGCGTGGTGCCGAAGGACCTGGTCGCACTCGGCCACCTGCTCCATGACCTGCGCCTGTTCAAGTCGAAGGACGAACTGGCCCTGATGCGTCGCTCGGCCGAAGTCGCCGGCGCCGCGCACATCGCGGCGATGGCCATGGCCCGACCGGGCGTGGCGGAATACGAGATCGAAGGGGAGATCCTCCGCACCATCCGCAGCCGCGGCGCCGTGCCGGCGTTCCCGCCGACCATCGCGGGCGGGGCGAACGCCTGCATCATGCATTACCAGGCCAACCGCGCCACGTTGCGCGCGGGTGACCTGTTGCTGGTGGATGCGGGCGCCGAAGTGGACTGTTACGCGTCCGACATCACCCGCACGTACCCGGTCGACGGCAGCTTCAGCCCGGCGCAGCGCGCGTTGTACGACATCGTGCACGAAGCGCAGCTTGCCGCGATCGATGCGGTGCGCCCCGGCCGCTCGTTCGCCGATTCGCACGACGCGGCCGTGCGGGTCATCGCCGAAGGCCTTTGCGCGCTCGGCATCCTGAAGGGCGGTGCGCAGCGCGCCATCGCCGACGGCACCTACAAGACGTACTTCCCCAGCAAGACCGGGCACTGGCTCGGCCTGGACGTGCACGACGTCGGCGACTACCGCATCGACGGCGAACCACGCGTGCTCGAGGAAGGCATGGTGCTCACGGTGGAACCCGGGATCTACGTGCCGCCGAACGACAAGGGCGTGGCAGAGCAGTGGCGTGGCATCGGCATACGCATCGAAGACGACGTGGTCGTGACCCGGGGCGCACCCGAGGTCATGACCGCGATGGTGCCTCGCTGA
- the pepQ gene encoding Xaa-Pro dipeptidase, giving the protein MNDALAALYPQHLATLRERADTALARGGFDHLVVPAGRPITKFLDDQDYPFVVNPHFKHWLPLVDAPGSWLVYTPGNKPKLVFLQPHDYWHVVPEAPTGYWVEHFDIVTVRKAADALSALPATLSRSAIIGDQHCGADQVQPNNPTAVIDHLHYHRAYKTPYELELMREASRRGTRGHRAAEQAFRAGASELGIHQAYLAAVGQTDAELPYSSIVCTNEHGAVLHYTNFDRKAPAESRSFLIDAGASAAGYASDITRTYAGKGFGEFQALIDSVDAAERSFVAMVRDGQSYPELHVHAHHVLAGVLREHGFIRMSAESAVESGVSSVFFPHGLGHGIGMQVHDVGGFQASETGGTIAKPEGHPYLRLTRKLEAGMVVTIEPGIYFIDMLLAELKNGPMSGEVDWAKVDAFRKYGGIRIEDDVVCTTGEPENLTRDAFALLG; this is encoded by the coding sequence ATGAACGACGCGCTGGCCGCGCTGTATCCGCAACACCTCGCCACCTTGCGCGAGCGCGCCGACACCGCGCTGGCGCGTGGCGGTTTCGACCACCTTGTCGTCCCGGCCGGCCGACCGATCACCAAGTTCCTCGACGACCAGGACTATCCGTTCGTGGTCAACCCGCATTTCAAGCACTGGCTGCCACTGGTCGACGCGCCGGGTAGCTGGCTGGTCTATACGCCGGGGAACAAGCCGAAGCTGGTGTTCCTGCAACCGCACGATTACTGGCACGTGGTGCCCGAAGCGCCGACCGGTTACTGGGTCGAGCATTTCGACATCGTCACGGTGCGCAAGGCCGCCGATGCGCTGTCCGCGCTCCCCGCCACGCTGTCGCGCAGCGCGATCATCGGTGACCAGCACTGCGGCGCCGACCAGGTCCAGCCGAACAACCCGACGGCGGTGATCGACCACCTGCATTACCACCGCGCGTACAAGACCCCATACGAGCTGGAGCTGATGCGCGAAGCAAGCCGTCGTGGCACGCGTGGCCATCGTGCCGCCGAGCAGGCGTTCCGCGCGGGCGCCAGCGAACTCGGCATCCACCAGGCCTACCTCGCGGCCGTGGGCCAGACCGATGCGGAACTGCCGTACTCCAGCATCGTCTGCACCAACGAGCACGGCGCCGTCCTGCATTACACCAACTTCGATCGCAAGGCGCCGGCCGAGAGCCGTTCGTTCCTGATCGATGCCGGCGCCAGCGCGGCAGGCTATGCCAGCGACATCACCCGCACCTACGCGGGCAAGGGGTTCGGCGAATTCCAGGCACTGATCGATTCGGTCGATGCCGCCGAGCGCTCGTTCGTGGCCATGGTCCGCGATGGCCAGAGCTATCCGGAACTGCACGTCCACGCCCACCACGTGCTCGCCGGCGTGCTGCGCGAACACGGCTTCATCCGCATGAGCGCCGAAAGCGCCGTGGAGTCCGGCGTGTCGTCGGTGTTCTTCCCGCATGGCCTGGGCCATGGCATCGGCATGCAGGTGCACGACGTCGGCGGCTTCCAGGCCTCGGAAACCGGCGGCACCATCGCCAAACCGGAAGGCCATCCGTACCTGCGCCTCACCCGCAAGCTGGAAGCCGGCATGGTGGTGACGATCGAACCAGGCATCTATTTCATCGACATGTTGCTGGCCGAGCTGAAGAACGGCCCGATGTCCGGTGAGGTCGACTGGGCGAAGGTGGATGCATTCCGCAAGTACGGCGGCATTCGCATCGAAGACGACGTGGTCTGCACCACCGGCGAGCCGGAGAACCTGACGCGGGATGCGTTTGCGTTGTTGGGCTGA
- a CDS encoding PilZ domain-containing protein yields the protein MKSEFEQRRAPRKRASSPMPVVDVMNDAVLGQLGNLSATGMMLLGTREPRTGAVHQVTFHLPDAQHREHAVVIGIQEQWHEPAASAGQFWSGYRIISGSEDDVRAIDEWIGPPAD from the coding sequence ATGAAATCCGAATTCGAACAGCGTCGCGCCCCGCGCAAGCGTGCCAGCTCGCCGATGCCCGTCGTCGACGTCATGAACGACGCAGTGCTCGGCCAGCTCGGCAACCTGTCGGCCACCGGCATGATGTTGCTGGGCACGCGCGAGCCGCGCACGGGCGCCGTGCACCAGGTCACCTTCCACCTCCCGGACGCCCAGCACCGTGAGCATGCGGTGGTGATCGGCATCCAGGAACAGTGGCATGAACCGGCCGCCTCGGCTGGCCAGTTCTGGTCGGGTTACCGGATCATCTCCGGCAGCGAGGACGACGTCCGTGCCATCGACGAGTGGATCGGGCCGCCGGCCGACTGA